In Camelus dromedarius isolate mCamDro1 chromosome 7, mCamDro1.pat, whole genome shotgun sequence, the sequence AATGTCAGTCCTTTTCTGTGTAAAGCCTCATGCCCTCACTGGGGTCAGTCACCGGTTTGTTTCACCCTCGAGAGGTCCCAGACCTTTACCCACAGATGAGCTCTACAGAGGCCGTGTTACCCAGTGGTTaaggctgtgggctcagggagcaGACTGCCTCAGTTCAGTCCTCAAGTGATTTGTCCTTAGCTGTGaactgggcaagttactcaatctctctgtgcctcagtttccttaactgtacAGTGGGGATTGTCTTTTGCCTCAAAgggctgttttgaggattaaatgagataatacatgtaaagtgccgTGACTGGCCtacagtgagagagacagagagacagaatcagagacagagacagagagacaaagggagagacagagcGTATTAGTGTCTTGGTGTGTTGGTTTGGGGTCTTAGCTGAATTAAATCACTGATCTCAGTGAGAAAAGCCTTTGTTCTCACCTTCTTCATGGTCTATATTCCTCCAAAATTTCAATGAGTTTTGCAATTCTGCCCATAGGGTTCACTGTCCAGGACAACCAGCCCCTCATAAATAATTTCCAATCTTCCACACCTTAGAAAGCACAGAGCAGCAGCTCACTTGGGCACACATGAAGCAGTATGGAGACCCTCCTTCAGTGAACACATCCTTCCTTGGGATAACTTAGCCTTGTTCTTTACTTGATAACATTTATACTGACTTACTACACTGTTATGGTCAAGCACAGAGGACTCAGGAACCAGACTGTCAAGGTAAAAGTCTGCCATTTGCTATTTTCTGAAACGTGTATATATGAAATAGACTGTTAATGGGACCTTCTTCATGAATTTTGTTATGATGACTGAATGGGATGATCCATGTAAATGATCTGTATCAATATGGAGCGTACCGCACTGGATAAGTGATTGATTCAAGGGTTGACCATTATTGTAAAAACCCATTTGGTTTTTACATTCAGTTAGCTTTGCTGCCCACACACAGTAATTAAGAGTTGGGTTGAGCAATTATTAATCCCCAAATGAAGGGTGCAGACTTAGTCTTCTGAACAAGTCGTGTGTTCACTCTTAATTGTGAAAGTGAGAAAGACTGGAAGCAAATCGACATCCTTGTTCCAGGGCAGGTTGGAAAGTGAATTTTATAGTAACACTTGAAAAAGCCACCTAAAATATGCGAGACTCATTCCTGACCACTGGATTTGGAAAGTAGAATTAATCAGTAAAATGAATCCACCATCAGGCAGAATAGCCAGCCATACCGTACTACATGCTTACACAATCTGGTAAAATTTTGCTATGGAAGTGTTGATGAAAAGACACTGAAAACCGTATACAGAGATAGTCTGTACGCATGCTTAACTTACAGCTCAACACTCAAAATTTTCTGGAGAATCTATATAACAACCCCAACTATTTCTTTGGTGTCTATTATCAGCCTATTCAAGGGAATAATGTCCAATTTTACCCTCTTGCTAGCTATGAGCGAACCAGTTTACCCCCAGAGTTGTAAACAACATGACTGTTCTCACACTGCCCGCAAGAATTCCTCTTATCTACTCTGCTTTCTCCTAAATACCTTGTATTAATTATGTTCCTCACTCAACCTGCTCATCATCCCTCATATGAGTCAATAATTTTCATGTGAAATTTCTCAACATCATGCAATGCAACCAACTAGGCATCCCTGAGTTACTCCTGAACAAGGGAAGTGCAATTTTGGGAGGGCGGACAAGTGTGCCTCTAGGTTTTGGAGATCCTTCCACTGcagttttttgtcttttctcctaaTTTGTGACCTATGCAGTTAGTGAGTTTATATAGTTAGGGTAAGGAAGTGGAAAGACTATTCAACTTTTGGGACTTAGAAAATGATTTAGAATAACTTTTAATTTCACAGATATTCAATTcagagcaataaaagaaaaatcatatctGATAAAGTCATATCTgatagaaaaatcaatgaatgcAATATATCTAAAATCTTTCCCtcaaaggaagagggaaggcttGCTCTTATGTTATTAAGTCACATGCAAGAAAAGAGTAGGTAACTTTTCTGGATTTAAGCAATATTGGAGCACTCAACCTGGTGATTCAAATGTCACTCCAATTGAAAATGACTCTCCTTGAACAGCAGCCTCTTCAGGGCACCCCTGACCTCTGCATTCCTCAGACTGTAGATCAGTGGGTTCAGCACAGGGTTGAAAAGActgtaaaacaggaaaaggaCCTTCTGCTGCTCCTCGGGGTGTTGAGATTTGGGGGCCATGTACATGACGATGGCACTGCCAAAGAAGAGCCCCACCACgcagaggtgggaggagcaggtggagaaggccttTCTGCGGCCCTCAGCTGCCTGGATCTTCAGGATGGAGAACAGGATGCGTGTGTAGGAGACCAGCACCAAGCAGAGGGGCCCGACTAACACAAACACAGAAGCAACAAAGATGACAACTTGGTTGAGCCCGATGTCAGCACAGGCCAGCTTGAGGACAGACAGGAGTTCACAGAAGAAGTGGTTGATTTCATGAGGCCCACAGAAGGGCAGTCTCAGGATGAGGCTCACATGGACCAGGGCCAGGAGGGAGCCACAGGCCCAGGAAGTCATCACCAGGGTGACGCAGACCCTCCAGCTCATGATGGCAGAATATCGGAGTGGGTGGCAGATGGCCACATACCGATCATAGGACATCACCACCAGGAGAAGACATTCAGTGTGAGCaaaactcagaaagagaaaggtctGTGTCATGCAGCCAGCAAAGGAGATGGGCTTGGCTGGACTCAGGAGGTTTAGCAGCATCTGGGGCACCGTGTTGCAGGCATAGGCTACGTCCACGATGGCCAGGTGtgagaggaagaagtacatgggggtgtgcaGCCTGGAGTCCAGGGAGATGAGCCCCAGGATGGCCCCGTTCCCCAGAAGGGTGAAGGCAAAGAACAGGGAGAAAAGTCCAAAGAGAAGCATCTGAATCCTTGGGCCAAGACAGAATCCCAGTAGGGTGAACTCTGTAACCattgtctgatttttctccatttcactATTAAAGAGAGAACCAGAAAGCTATGTGACATCTATTTTAATGTTGCATAAACTTTTAGTGTGTGGAAAGTTATTGGTAAACGTTTTAAAGAACTCGATGAATTgagagatcacctcacaccagtcacaatggccatcattagaaagtccacaaatgataaatgctggagaaggtttggagaaaagggaaccctcctgcactgctggtgggaatgcagtttggtgtggccattatggaaaacagtatggagatttcttaaaaaactaagaatagacttactctatgattcagcaataccactcctgggcatatatctgaagaaagctccaatttgaaaaaacacattcaccccaatgtccacagcagcactatttacaatgatcaagacatggaaacaacctaaatgtcattgacagatgattggataaagaagttgtggtgtacacacacacacacacacacacacacacacacacacacacacacacacacacacaatggaatactactcagccataaaaaagaataaaataatgccatttgcagcaatatgcttggacctagagattgttatactaagtgaagtaagccagaaagagaaagaaaaataccatttatcaCTTGttcgtggaatctaaaaaaaaaatgacacaaatgaacttatttacaaaatagaaacatactcacagatatagaaaaaaaaaacttatggttaccaaaggggaaatttgCAGGGGgtgggataaataaggagtttgggattaacatatgcacactactatatatgaaataggtaACAAGGACCCAGTTCAGTCAGACTTGAAATTAAAGTAGTAAATGTTTTGTACATgttgtgagaaaatgttctaatctcattattttacatggagctatccagttttcccagcagtaCTTACTGAAGAGATTATCTATtctttattgtatattcttgcctcctttgtcatagactaaTGGGACATaagtgggttcatttctgggctgtctattctgttccactgatatatttgtctgttttgtgctagtaccatgctgttttgattattgtaactTTGTACTATAGTCTTTACTCAAGACACAtgatacctccaactctgttcttttttctcaagattcctTTGGCATTTTGAGGTATTTTGCAGTTCtgtataaaatttcaaattatttgttctagttctgtgaaaaatgtcatggatattttgatagggattgcattaaatatcaactcaaaatgaattagagacctaaatgtaagaccagaaaccataaaactccttgaAGATACCATGGGCAGAAcaccctttgacataaatcatagcagtatttttttggatctatctcctcaggcaaagtaaaagcaaaaataaacacatgaggcctaatgaaacttaaaagcttttgcacagcaaaggaaactaggGGGGAAACTGGAGGttgagggataaactgggagtttgggattagcagatacaaactattatatataaaacagataaacaacaaggtcctgctgtacagcacagggaatatattcaatatcttgtaatgacctatagtgaaaaagaatatgaaaaggatatctatctatctacctacctatctctctctctatatatatgaaacatcatgctatataccagaaattaatacaaactTGTAaaccaaatatacttcaataaaaaagaattcattGAATTATAAATAaggatagaaagaaagagaaagaaggaaataagaaaggaaagaagaaaagaaggaaagaaatacaggCTTACCTATCTAAATAAATTTAAGTGTTCATTAATCTAAATTGTTACTCTGACATTCAGTTTTACAGGAGAGAACTATATTTTCAGCTATTACCTACTTAGAGCCATTGGCACTGTGATGGAATTAAGAAATACCAAACCagattacaaagaaaataatcacaaaatatgGATTGTCTCAGAACTACATATATCCAAATCTGTAAGAATTGCTGGGTAGTAGAAATAATCAGTAATGAAcagctttaaaaatgagaattgtCCTAGAAAAGACAACAATTTTTCTTACTTCAGTAGAACTCATGATTGAGTTACTATTGGTATCTAAGTCCCATGTTCAtaggttggaagaattaatattaaagCATTCATGTTACttaaagccatctatagattcaatacaatccctatcaagattccaatggaatttttttaCACAATTAGAGAAACAAtcataacttttaaagaaatccccaaagaccccaaatagccaaagcaatcctgagaaagaagaacaaagctcgAAGCAACCTACTGTTTGATTTCAagctatactgcaaagctacagtaggcaaaacagcatggtactagtataaaaacagacacatggatgaatggaacagaactgaaagcacagaaacaaacccatgcaAATATGGTCAAGTAATATTTAATAAAGGAGTtaagaatactcaatggagagaaggcagtctcttcaataaatggtgctgggcaAACTGGATATTCACCTACAAAAGAATGACCCTAGTTTcttatcttacaccactcacaaaaattaacaagCAGTGGATTAAAgtcttaaatataagaccagaaaccataaataaataagtaaaacatggGATAAAAGATCCCTGACATGGGTCTTGGCAATGAATTTTTTGACATGATATCTAAagcacaagcaaaacaaaataaaaaataaacaagcaggacTATCTTGaaccaaaaagcttctgcacagttaatgatcaacacaatgaaaagacaacataagGTATAGAAAAAACTATTTGCAAACCATGCATATTGAACaagggcttaatatccaaaatatttttttgaaaaattgtacaactcaacagcaaaaaatcaaataaaccaatctaaaaatagagaaagaataggaatagatgtttttccaaagaaggcatgcAGATAGCCATCAAGTAAATGAAATGTACTCAACATCACTGAagtcacagaaatgcaaatcaataccaGGATGAGATATCACATCATACTTGTTAGAATGGTGATCATTAAAAAGACAAGGAACAGAAAGGAGATGGTCAGGATGGAGCATGGACGTAACGTCAGAGAGGCAGCACTGCTGGTGCATCGTTAATGACCTTCAGGGAAAGGGAAGCCTGACCAGTTGACAGGTCAGTTGACTAAATCTTAGTCATCTGGCAAATCTGTGTCTGCAGTCTAGATGAATGGCTTGGATGACCAGTATTCAATAACACTAGTCAGTAAGATCCCTGATTAGCCCCTCCTGCTCTGATTGCATGTTTACCAATTCACCATTGGGTAATAAATTATCTTCTTGAGTAGATATTTATGCAAAGAAGGAATGCATTGATCAGTAGAATTCTTTGCTCATTGTGCAACtgcatttcaaattttttaaaaaaatgaacatttaggtATTCTGGCTTATGCATTATCTGATTGTGCTTTGGATAGCATGGAGCAGTTCCTAAACACCTTCCAAAGCCGGTCTAAAATGTGGGGGCAGATCCTGGACCAAGGTAACATCACTGAATCACGACTCAGGGAAAGAAACGGATCCCTTCTTAACAGCCACAGATGAAatacctgttttcttctaagcattACTCATTAATTGTCAAATTGCCTAGACACAAATGCGActgaaataatacattaaaaagtcCTCCTACATGACCAGTACTTATTTGATTTtaagttaatattaaaaatttctgtgtTTGAGAaactttcttaatttatttttttaaacacataaggCATATGAAAGTATTTGGCTGTGAATGATATAGTTAAATCAACTCACTTATAAAACAGcaaatttcctttttcacttttccttttcccttcatgggaaaacataaatgaaaaaagaaatacagcacAAACCATGATTTTTCTGATAGCCAAGTTGAAGGACAGATGAAAAAGGACAGAGTACATTAACATTCTTTAAGCACAGTAACCCTATTTGGTTCACTTTTATACCCCTAGGAGTTgataaattttgttgaatgagaaattaataaacataaacaaattAACAAACATCTAAATATTGATATCCTTACATCAGATCtagtgtcttttaaaatatattctactaTAATTACATCAAGTTTAGCTCATTCCTGCCAGAGAAAGTATAGAAAAATCGGAAGAATTTCATCCGTGGTGATTTGTATTAAaacaggactttttaaaaaatcctgagcTTAGTAAGAATAACCAAAGGATTTATAAAGTGTTTTAGATAATTAAATTTTGAATAcacttctcctttattttttcttatttttatttgatacCTACATTGTGTATGCAATATTAAAAACAACCAAATGGAAGGCAAACAGCTTAAATCACCGATGGGATGGTGGGGGTGAAGGAGGTGGCTCAACGCTGACACACATCCCAGTTCCAAACATGTCCTGTAAGCACAGTGATGTCCACTAGTTTATGTATGTACAGCTTCAGAATTTCAAAAATGGCAAATTACTACCTGTTTAATAATCATGCAACTCTGAAGTTCTAAAGTAAATAGCTAAGAAGGAAATCATTTCATATACAAACAAAACATTAGAACTGgatgaaatctgtattttaaaaagtaaaccttGAAGACATGAGCTGGCAAGTTCTGTCTTTTGTAACATAGTAGGCATTGATAACTTGCCAGCATTCCTAAGAAATCACCTGTTGTTAATTTACAGCTCAGCTTAACTGTAGGGGTGTTTACTTGCAAGTcataaggaagaaatgaaaaataattcatcTTGTTGCTTACGGAGCTATAAGCCAAGACTTTGCAAAACTGTCTTATGGGGTAAGGGTTGATAAGCAATTTTCCTGGATGTAGGAACTGCTGTAGATCATAAAGAAGAGCTAAGTGTCACTTCCACATAATGACAGTCTGAGAATCTGGTGAAGTCGATCATAATCATACTATTGAGTACTTCTTTGTACTGGGCACTCTGGAAGCACATAATGAGGAACATTGATGGTTCTGAGATCTGTGAAGATTTTATCAAAAATGTGCTTCAGGAAAAAGAGCAGGGATATATAAAAATGTgcacattaaattaaaaagaaaatgtaaagtattATGGACTATCGCATCTTTCTCCTACCTCGTTACCCCACCATATAACATCTTGGtcccttttctttattctttctataCCACTATAAAAACTTATCCTCCAAGCTACAGAAAATCTAacacacatatttactgagtataTTTTAGCTGCCGGATAGTCTTTAATGCCATGCTTAATGAAAAGTAAGTATAAGACATGGATTTAGTATCCATTTGGCTTCAGAATCTACTGCAATAAATAGGTTCTCACAGACTTCATATGTATTATGACTATGCTTATAATAATTAAATGCATCATTTATACAATAACCAATATGTTGATTTTCCAGAAATGTAATATCATTCCATAATATTCCCTTTGACTAGGAAAATGTTCCATCTAAATCCGTAATACAGaaatttcttacttcttttttttaatgtcattttattcAAGTAAATCTTTATCACATGGATATGTCTCCAGCatg encodes:
- the LOC105095075 gene encoding olfactory receptor 2A1/2A42; this translates as MEKNQTMVTEFTLLGFCLGPRIQMLLFGLFSLFFAFTLLGNGAILGLISLDSRLHTPMYFFLSHLAIVDVAYACNTVPQMLLNLLSPAKPISFAGCMTQTFLFLSFAHTECLLLVVMSYDRYVAICHPLRYSAIMSWRVCVTLVMTSWACGSLLALVHVSLILRLPFCGPHEINHFFCELLSVLKLACADIGLNQVVIFVASVFVLVGPLCLVLVSYTRILFSILKIQAAEGRRKAFSTCSSHLCVVGLFFGSAIVMYMAPKSQHPEEQQKVLFLFYSLFNPVLNPLIYSLRNAEVRGALKRLLFKESHFQLE